The following proteins come from a genomic window of Cygnus olor isolate bCygOlo1 chromosome W, bCygOlo1.pri.v2, whole genome shotgun sequence:
- the LOC121062452 gene encoding LOW QUALITY PROTEIN: protein FAM210B, mitochondrial-like (The sequence of the model RefSeq protein was modified relative to this genomic sequence to represent the inferred CDS: inserted 2 bases in 1 codon) yields the protein MGANLLAEEEAIAKLLTQLLVKRGVKYDPYKVKLLPKFLQKNGAPSTVLAVFDLKTWENAGTTIWDAASRGAPTCTHWALPRSACCCVWAHHPTGPRSPLPATAKPPPXTPALGRPPLSPPALLLALRAAAGSSAKDVGGSPEKAATDLSSENKKLNKSQQLKKVFKEYGAVGVSFHVGISLVSLGIFYPAVSSGVDMTAVLFKLGFSESSLQSKRAAGTSTFVLAYAIHKLFAPVRLSITIVSVPFIVRYCRKIGFFKPPTPNP from the exons ATGGGAGCTAATCTATTGGCCGAGGAGGAGGCGATAGCTAAGCTCCTGACTCAACTCCTGGTAAAAAGAGGAGTGAAATATGACCCGTATAAAGTGAAACTATTGCCAAAGTTCTTACAAAAGAATGGGGCCCCGTCAACAGTTTTGGCggtgtttgatttaaaaacttgGGAAAATGCTGGGACAACTATATGGGACGCTGCCTCTCGGGGAG CACCCACCTGCACGCACTGGGCGCTGCCACGTTCCGCCTGCTGCTGCGTCTGGGCCCACCACCCCACGGGCCCCCGCTCGCCGCTGCCCGCCACTGCTAagcctccccc cacccccgccctGGGccggcctcccctcagcccgccGGCCCTTCTGCTGGCGCTGcgggccgccgccggcagctCGGCCAAGGATGTGGGTGGATCCCCTGAAAAGGCAGCCACAGACCTcagcagtgaaaacaagaaactcaataaatcccagcagctgaaaaaagttttcaaagaatatgGTGCTGTAGGGGTTTCATTCCATGTTGGAATTTCATTAGTATCTCTAGGAATCTTCTACCCGGCTGTGTCAAGTGGTGTGGATatgactgcagttctcttcaaacttggtttcagtgaatCATCGCTGCAATCTAAAAGGGCTGCTGGTACAAGCACATTTGTGTTGGCATATGCTattcacaaattgtttgctCCAGTACGACTCAGCATTACTATAGTTTCTGTGCCATTTATTGTCCGATACTGCCGGAAGATTGGTTTCTTCAAACCTCCTACCCCAAATCCATGA